In Chthoniobacterales bacterium, one DNA window encodes the following:
- the purF gene encoding amidophosphoribosyltransferase, translating to MSTHDFKHECGVFAVYGHPNAAILTYYGLFALQHRGQESAGIITATEPGAPFIMHKDMGLVSTVFSAPELEKLKGTRSIGHVRYSTTGSSTLINSQPLAINCQRGQLAIGHNGNLINAAALREELESRGSIFQTTVDSEIIVHLLAQPNKNGESPLAALRRLEGAFSLVIMSEEEIIGVRDPFGFRPLSLGKLDGAYILSSETCAFDLIHAEFVREVEPGEVVIINADGVRSEFPFREVEKKAFCMFEYVYFARPDSIISNVNVSKVRTRMGRELAKLHPCEADIVVPVPDSGNYAAMGFSEELNIPFEHAFVRNHYIGRTFLQPTQLIRDFNVRVKLNLIKEAVDGKRVVVVDDSIVRGTTAKARVINLREAGAKEVHMRISCPPHKFACHYGIDFPDPGKLLANQLTLDEIREYLGADSIGYLDVAGMVKATGLPENDFCLACFTGNYPIPFDPELDKFIMEKRRSQSRFLSNGVGQQELFASKS from the coding sequence TTGAGCACCCACGATTTCAAACACGAATGCGGCGTCTTTGCCGTCTATGGACACCCGAACGCGGCGATTCTGACCTATTACGGATTGTTCGCGCTCCAGCATCGCGGACAGGAAAGCGCGGGAATTATCACCGCCACGGAGCCCGGTGCGCCGTTCATCATGCACAAGGACATGGGGCTGGTTTCCACGGTTTTCTCCGCTCCCGAATTGGAGAAACTCAAGGGCACACGCTCCATCGGGCACGTCCGCTACTCGACCACGGGCTCCAGCACATTGATCAATTCGCAGCCGCTGGCGATCAACTGCCAGCGCGGCCAACTCGCCATCGGGCACAACGGCAACTTGATCAACGCCGCTGCCCTGCGCGAGGAACTCGAGTCACGCGGCTCCATTTTCCAGACCACGGTCGATAGCGAAATCATCGTTCATCTCCTCGCACAGCCGAACAAAAACGGGGAGAGTCCGCTGGCGGCTTTGCGGCGGTTGGAAGGCGCATTTTCGCTAGTGATCATGAGCGAGGAAGAGATCATCGGCGTGCGCGATCCGTTTGGTTTCCGCCCGTTGTCGCTCGGAAAACTGGACGGCGCTTACATTCTTTCCTCGGAGACTTGCGCGTTTGATTTGATTCATGCCGAATTCGTTCGCGAGGTTGAGCCAGGTGAGGTCGTGATCATCAATGCAGACGGCGTGCGCTCGGAGTTTCCCTTTCGCGAGGTGGAAAAAAAGGCGTTCTGCATGTTCGAGTACGTCTATTTTGCGCGGCCCGACAGCATCATTTCCAACGTCAATGTGAGCAAAGTCCGCACCCGCATGGGCCGCGAACTCGCCAAGCTGCATCCCTGCGAGGCCGACATCGTGGTGCCTGTGCCCGACTCGGGGAACTATGCCGCGATGGGTTTTTCCGAGGAGTTGAACATTCCTTTCGAGCACGCGTTTGTGAGAAATCATTACATTGGCCGGACGTTTCTCCAGCCGACGCAGTTGATCCGAGATTTTAACGTTCGGGTGAAACTCAACCTCATCAAAGAGGCCGTCGATGGAAAACGCGTCGTCGTCGTCGATGACAGCATCGTTCGCGGCACGACGGCCAAGGCGCGCGTGATCAATCTGCGCGAGGCGGGCGCGAAGGAAGTCCACATGAGAATCAGTTGTCCGCCGCACAAATTTGCCTGTCATTACGGCATCGATTTTCCCGATCCGGGCAAGTTGCTGGCCAATCAGCTAACCTTGGACGAGATCCGCGAATATCTTGGTGCAGACAGCATCGGCTATCTCGATGTCGCCGGCATGGTGAAGGCGACCGGACTGCCGGAAAATGATTTTTGTCTGGCGTGTTTTACCGGCAACTATCCGATTCCGTTCGATCCCGAGCTGGATAAATTCATCATGGAAAAACGCCGCAGCCAGTCGCGGTTTCTCTCCAACGGCGTCGGTCAGCAGGAGCTTTTTGCCAGCAAATCATGA